The Sorangiineae bacterium MSr11367 genome window below encodes:
- a CDS encoding PD-(D/E)XK nuclease family protein, whose protein sequence is MTTELLLVVPTERHVERLSREGFACETRTALKHRLLLALAPDVTLASPEITRLALADALAAVAPDDPLLGPMARGASHVWLKTVDSIDAAIATLRASDTSLGALEHMEAQGGTSSRRARMLRSAMVALDRALSALGLVDGRSAGAALARVLGSMEPAAVKDAVGHAQLLARWIVAWEPADLAWWRALDGVLRRCGGAAVLELPTFESRLDATRERNPLEIVFDDVARALDGAPETVAIEPVLGDLRLDGTVPEPSRLEIRQAESAEVQARAVADAVYAELLRGVPIEAMAVAVPQLDEHVLEPIRRAFDDLGIPVHDPRGPAPTAAAIVARALDAHALASRGLPRHDVARLLRSRYVDASALTGLADGRAARTELHRLANALEQTPTVRGADPVAELAATAAGNLSGLARRVGDVLWGVERARTRLEHIRAARELWRALGFPARVGFDARATLARDDVPVGLARAELHALARDAHAWRVLTETLDRYEAAVIRLKDDGVVVTMDAFRHEFVRALEAGEPPPGARRIGALRIARVADLADEPLSKLVVASANEGSLPPSNAHPALVVESFSAALREIDPARAPASPALTASRGLGALALAVARAKSVVFVYCAHDAEGALLQPAPLLTWLGRGGVSEKKWPLAPLRAHPLTAREARLVMLARDPQGARHAVPDAARRAHIELSRETFHGAKSALYRGPLTGVLSVDEPLARAILEDTGGAARPLPVTRLEDFARCAFQGFAAHVLGAREKEPASDVPDARQSGTLVHEALAAAFVATLPLWRERPRDADGIRALALEAADRVLARERAASPLRRMALEQTRDDVRKVIDYSLADEAYDFVLAEQPFGDGRDHSWPALRFGAGGDRTSVVSIRGSIDRVDRSPDSRGIRIIDYKRSPRTAKDTQRDVTGSSFQVPLYAHIAQEVLGAAYADGMYLPYHQLDRTYSVAGYANAWKEAMGDGESGVMARTLTVIGHVREGDVAPLPGDPRVCDRCAYDGACRRPRFVVSEEDEAAEGASKAGVAR, encoded by the coding sequence GTGACGACGGAGCTGCTGCTCGTCGTCCCCACGGAGCGTCACGTCGAGCGGTTGTCGCGTGAGGGGTTCGCGTGCGAAACGCGCACGGCGCTCAAGCACCGCCTCCTCCTGGCGCTCGCGCCGGACGTGACCTTGGCCTCGCCGGAGATCACGCGTCTGGCCCTGGCCGACGCACTGGCCGCGGTGGCGCCGGACGATCCGCTGCTCGGCCCCATGGCCCGCGGTGCATCGCACGTGTGGCTCAAAACGGTGGACTCGATCGACGCGGCCATCGCCACGTTGCGTGCGTCGGATACGAGCCTCGGGGCGCTGGAGCACATGGAGGCGCAGGGCGGTACCTCGAGCCGGCGCGCGCGCATGCTTCGCTCGGCGATGGTGGCGCTCGACCGTGCGCTCTCGGCGCTGGGACTCGTCGATGGTCGCTCGGCGGGGGCGGCGCTCGCGCGCGTTCTCGGGTCGATGGAGCCTGCGGCCGTGAAGGACGCGGTGGGGCACGCGCAGCTTCTGGCGCGGTGGATCGTGGCGTGGGAGCCGGCCGATCTGGCGTGGTGGCGTGCGCTCGACGGCGTGCTGCGACGGTGCGGTGGGGCCGCGGTGCTGGAGCTACCGACGTTCGAGTCCCGGCTGGATGCAACGCGCGAGCGCAATCCTCTGGAGATCGTGTTCGACGACGTGGCGCGTGCGCTCGATGGGGCGCCCGAAACGGTGGCCATCGAGCCCGTGCTCGGCGATCTGCGCCTCGACGGGACGGTGCCGGAGCCGTCGCGGCTGGAGATTCGCCAAGCCGAGAGCGCGGAAGTGCAGGCGCGTGCGGTGGCCGATGCCGTGTACGCGGAGCTTTTGCGGGGCGTGCCCATCGAGGCGATGGCCGTGGCGGTGCCGCAGCTCGATGAGCACGTGCTCGAGCCCATTCGGCGTGCGTTCGACGATTTGGGCATTCCCGTGCACGATCCGCGCGGGCCGGCGCCTACCGCGGCGGCCATCGTGGCGCGCGCGCTGGACGCGCATGCGCTGGCCTCGCGCGGGCTTCCGCGGCACGACGTGGCGCGGTTGCTTCGATCGCGGTACGTGGACGCGTCGGCGTTGACGGGGCTCGCGGATGGGCGCGCGGCGCGCACCGAGCTGCATCGGCTGGCCAATGCCCTGGAGCAGACGCCCACGGTGCGCGGGGCCGATCCCGTGGCGGAGCTCGCGGCGACGGCGGCGGGGAATCTTTCGGGGCTCGCGCGGCGGGTGGGCGACGTGCTCTGGGGCGTGGAGCGTGCGCGTACGCGCCTGGAGCACATTCGCGCGGCGCGCGAGCTGTGGCGGGCGCTCGGTTTTCCCGCGCGCGTGGGCTTCGATGCGCGCGCAACCCTGGCACGCGACGACGTGCCGGTGGGGCTTGCGCGCGCGGAGCTTCACGCGCTCGCGCGGGATGCGCACGCGTGGCGCGTGCTCACGGAGACGCTGGATCGGTACGAGGCGGCGGTGATCCGGCTGAAGGACGACGGCGTGGTGGTCACGATGGACGCCTTTCGCCACGAGTTCGTGCGGGCGCTGGAGGCCGGCGAGCCGCCGCCGGGCGCGCGCCGCATCGGGGCCCTGCGCATCGCGCGGGTGGCGGATTTAGCCGACGAGCCGCTGTCGAAGCTGGTGGTGGCGTCGGCCAACGAGGGCAGTTTGCCTCCGTCGAATGCGCACCCCGCGCTGGTGGTCGAGTCGTTCTCCGCCGCGCTTCGCGAGATCGACCCGGCGCGGGCCCCGGCGTCGCCCGCGCTCACGGCGTCGCGCGGGCTGGGGGCGCTGGCACTGGCCGTGGCGCGTGCGAAGAGTGTCGTCTTCGTCTATTGCGCGCACGACGCCGAGGGGGCGCTGCTGCAGCCCGCGCCGCTGCTCACCTGGCTCGGGCGCGGCGGGGTCAGCGAGAAAAAATGGCCTTTGGCCCCCCTGCGCGCGCACCCGCTGACGGCGCGGGAAGCGCGCCTGGTCATGCTCGCGCGCGATCCGCAGGGCGCGCGGCACGCGGTGCCCGACGCCGCTCGGCGCGCGCACATCGAGCTTTCGCGCGAGACGTTTCACGGTGCCAAATCCGCGCTGTACCGCGGGCCGCTCACGGGTGTCCTCTCGGTGGACGAGCCGCTTGCGCGCGCCATCCTCGAGGATACGGGCGGCGCGGCGCGTCCTCTGCCGGTGACCCGGCTGGAAGACTTCGCGCGCTGCGCGTTCCAAGGCTTTGCCGCGCACGTGCTCGGCGCGCGCGAAAAAGAGCCCGCGTCCGATGTGCCCGATGCGCGCCAGAGCGGCACCTTGGTGCACGAGGCCCTGGCCGCGGCCTTCGTGGCGACGTTGCCGCTCTGGCGGGAGCGACCGCGCGATGCCGACGGCATCCGTGCGCTGGCCCTCGAGGCCGCCGATCGCGTGCTGGCGCGCGAGAGGGCTGCCTCGCCGCTGCGGCGCATGGCGCTCGAGCAAACGCGCGACGATGTGCGCAAGGTCATCGACTACAGCCTCGCCGACGAGGCGTACGATTTCGTCCTGGCGGAGCAGCCGTTCGGCGATGGCCGGGACCACAGTTGGCCGGCGCTTCGATTCGGGGCCGGCGGCGATCGCACCAGCGTGGTGTCGATCCGCGGCAGCATCGATCGGGTCGACCGCTCGCCGGATTCACGGGGCATCCGCATCATCGACTACAAGCGCAGCCCGCGCACGGCGAAGGACACGCAGCGCGATGTCACCGGCTCCTCGTTCCAGGTGCCCCTCTACGCGCACATCGCGCAGGAGGTGCTCGGCGCCGCGTACGCCGACGGGATGTACCTGCCGTACCACCAGCTCGATCGCACGTACTCGGTGGCGGGCTACGCGAATGCCTGGAAGGAGGCCATGGGCGATGGTGAATCGGGCGTGATGGCGCGCACCCTCACGGTCATCGGCCACGTGCGCGAAGGCGACGTGGCGCCGCTTCCGGGCGATCCGCGTGTGTGCGATCGCTGCGCCTACGATGGCGCCTGCCGGAGGCCGCGCTTCGTGGTGAGCGAGGAGGACGAGGCCGCCGAAGGGGCCAGCAAGGCAGGGGTTGCGCGGTGA
- a CDS encoding transglycosylase SLT domain-containing protein: MRRLLVRAVNATLLVSLAACGSNSREPEPRPSSGEVKPAEAKIPPPAVRSPREVPKVESAYDDPRLAGVRDLERVKEHARAARMVDDARTANPADAASICAWSYLSGRLHTLAGEPAEAVNAYDAMKEECPLAPYAKLRAAQVLGKAARWDESFQHAHAVPTSLPAYDEAKIALADALAGRGERSAAAKLWREILAENPKLPRWVELSVRLANAIIEGQTEGTPREAYDLATRVVIEIPKIAESSGAQSARQRATALLRKSEPQFKDALSEAELVRQIQGYLDNGEPSRGLTAANALIAAWGVGGPGKSGSVACKVGSMRAQAVARTKQPAADAWGDAIRMCTGDEQLVSALFQGGKASRSANRTQEAVDRFGKVEHQFPKHRLADDARLLAALILGESGDESRFTTMLLSLPDDYPDGDMGTEALFRVALHRMTRGDWAGAKDPLDRAITLDPLDRAWATSGRAPYFRARVSEAKGDVEDARARYAKIIEDFPLTFYMTQAYTRLASLDEGMAAKALEAAQAREPSGSFLTHDHPEFATPAFDRGVRLLEVGDIEGAKKEFTKANLLADDAEHELLWVMGDVYNRGGAPELGHAFTRAKLQEHLAHYPVGTWRFAWEVAYPRAFEALVKKESEANGLPLSLTWGIMREESTFLPEVKSFANAYGLMQLVVPTAKALAKGTGMPWDEASLKRPDVNIAFGTKLLAQLRTSYAQNKSLAVSAYNSGPGAVNRWLAKRTATDFDLFVENIPYEETRGYIKRVLSSQAAYAFLYERSALKEVFAVPLRVVP, encoded by the coding sequence ATGAGGCGTCTGTTGGTCAGGGCGGTGAACGCTACGCTGCTGGTGAGCTTGGCGGCGTGCGGGTCGAACAGTCGCGAGCCGGAGCCGCGTCCTTCGAGCGGCGAGGTCAAGCCCGCCGAGGCCAAGATTCCGCCGCCCGCGGTGCGTTCGCCGCGGGAAGTCCCCAAGGTGGAATCGGCCTACGACGATCCACGCCTTGCTGGCGTGCGCGATCTCGAGCGCGTCAAAGAGCACGCGCGTGCGGCGCGCATGGTCGACGATGCCCGCACGGCGAACCCGGCGGATGCCGCGTCCATCTGCGCGTGGTCGTACCTCTCCGGGCGCCTTCACACGCTCGCGGGCGAGCCGGCGGAGGCGGTGAACGCGTACGACGCGATGAAGGAGGAGTGTCCGCTCGCGCCCTATGCCAAGCTGCGCGCCGCGCAGGTGCTCGGCAAGGCGGCACGTTGGGACGAAAGCTTTCAACACGCGCACGCGGTCCCCACGTCGCTCCCCGCCTACGACGAGGCGAAAATCGCCCTCGCCGACGCGCTGGCCGGCCGCGGAGAGCGCAGTGCCGCCGCCAAATTGTGGCGCGAGATCCTCGCGGAGAATCCGAAGCTCCCGCGCTGGGTGGAGCTGTCGGTGCGCTTGGCCAACGCGATCATCGAGGGCCAAACCGAGGGGACGCCGCGCGAGGCGTACGACTTGGCGACGCGCGTGGTGATCGAGATTCCCAAAATTGCCGAAAGCTCGGGCGCGCAGTCGGCGCGTCAACGCGCGACCGCCTTGCTGCGCAAGAGCGAGCCGCAGTTCAAAGATGCCCTGAGCGAAGCGGAGTTGGTCCGGCAGATCCAGGGCTACCTCGACAACGGCGAACCTTCGCGCGGGCTCACTGCGGCGAACGCGCTCATCGCGGCTTGGGGAGTAGGCGGTCCGGGCAAGTCGGGAAGCGTGGCGTGCAAGGTCGGGTCGATGCGCGCGCAAGCCGTCGCGCGAACGAAGCAGCCCGCGGCCGACGCGTGGGGCGATGCGATCCGCATGTGCACGGGCGACGAGCAGCTCGTGAGCGCGCTCTTTCAAGGCGGCAAGGCGAGTCGCTCGGCCAATCGGACGCAGGAGGCGGTGGACCGATTCGGCAAGGTCGAGCACCAGTTTCCCAAGCACCGCCTCGCCGACGATGCGCGGCTCTTGGCGGCGCTCATCTTGGGCGAGTCGGGCGACGAATCGCGGTTCACGACCATGCTTCTCAGCCTGCCCGATGACTACCCGGATGGGGACATGGGCACGGAAGCCCTCTTCCGCGTGGCACTCCATCGCATGACGCGCGGCGATTGGGCCGGGGCGAAAGATCCTTTGGATCGCGCCATCACGCTCGATCCGCTGGACCGCGCGTGGGCGACGTCGGGCCGTGCGCCGTATTTTCGTGCGCGTGTGTCGGAAGCCAAGGGCGACGTGGAAGATGCGCGCGCGCGCTATGCGAAGATCATCGAGGACTTCCCGCTGACGTTCTACATGACGCAGGCCTACACGAGGCTCGCGTCGCTGGACGAAGGGATGGCCGCGAAAGCCTTGGAGGCGGCGCAGGCGCGTGAACCCTCCGGGTCGTTTCTCACGCACGATCATCCGGAGTTTGCCACACCCGCGTTCGATCGCGGCGTGCGCTTGCTCGAGGTGGGCGACATCGAAGGGGCCAAGAAGGAGTTCACCAAGGCGAACTTGCTGGCCGACGACGCCGAGCACGAACTGCTCTGGGTGATGGGCGACGTGTACAACCGCGGCGGTGCGCCGGAGTTGGGGCACGCCTTCACGCGGGCGAAGTTGCAGGAGCATCTCGCACACTACCCGGTGGGGACGTGGCGTTTTGCCTGGGAAGTAGCCTATCCGCGCGCGTTCGAGGCGCTGGTGAAGAAGGAGAGCGAGGCCAATGGCCTGCCGCTGTCGCTCACCTGGGGCATCATGCGCGAGGAGTCGACCTTTCTTCCCGAGGTGAAGAGCTTTGCCAATGCCTACGGGTTGATGCAGCTCGTGGTGCCGACGGCGAAGGCGCTCGCGAAGGGGACCGGTATGCCCTGGGACGAGGCGTCGCTGAAACGGCCCGACGTGAACATCGCCTTCGGGACGAAGTTGCTCGCGCAGTTGCGGACGTCGTACGCGCAGAACAAATCGCTGGCCGTGTCGGCGTACAACTCGGGGCCGGGGGCGGTGAACCGCTGGCTGGCCAAGCGAACGGCCACCGACTTCGACTTGTTCGTGGAGAATATTCCGTACGAGGAGACCCGCGGCTACATCAAGCGGGTGCTCTCGTCGCAGGCCGCGTACGCCTTTTTGTACGAGCGTTCCGCGCTGAAGGAGGTATTCGCGGTCCCCTTGCGGGTCGTTCCGTGA
- a CDS encoding aspartyl protease family protein, with protein sequence MKRTLSLPFTLFLLACGSSSPEPAGPSAAPPAASISTPAPVAADDAMALVHRMKTATGAERWDDVRALHAKGDAVFDGVKGTFTLDEDLQGRFALRAAHEVFVVGEGFDGKQRWRQDAGGQPHALDTAEAKAIAVSEVYLASRRYLFPDRFNAQFRRSQFEEDGRSWEKLEVTPEGGRTITMRIDPKSYLVDRTSMHLSFHPRVTKYADYRAVDGKLQLPFSIQTQDEEALTIASYRLETGSPSDGDYAVPPNKVTDVRMPAPKTLAAMHLDPGGRFLIEAKVNGKGPFLFILDTGGHAIVTPEFAAQHGLAAVGGGISYGSGEGSTPTKYTKVASFRLGGAEMVDQPFLIMPFPYSMLDRGKKAPIVGILGLEVFDRFTVRIDYDANTIELSPAGEPPSTTGTRVPLEFTLDMPMIKAKLDGQEGMFGIDTGNSGDVVIFGEWATKNGLADRYRAGMPLTSFGAGGESVNYLARAQGMEIQGLVIQELLARLALDKGGAFAATGEAGNIGQTVFPRFNITFDYRAKTMQLEPRKAPKIWPAPRAGFGAGKAKADAFRIHTVVKDGPAAAAGLKVGDSFVAIDGVPAERLSSADLYQKVRQAPGTKVRLAVQRDGKRQDVTLTLRELVP encoded by the coding sequence ATGAAAAGGACGCTTTCCCTCCCATTCACCTTGTTCTTGCTCGCGTGCGGGTCGTCGTCACCCGAGCCCGCCGGCCCTTCCGCCGCGCCGCCTGCGGCATCCATTTCGACCCCCGCGCCGGTGGCCGCGGACGACGCCATGGCCTTGGTTCATCGCATGAAGACGGCCACGGGTGCCGAGCGATGGGACGACGTGCGCGCGCTGCATGCGAAAGGCGACGCGGTCTTCGACGGCGTCAAAGGCACCTTCACGTTGGACGAAGATCTCCAGGGGCGCTTCGCCCTGCGCGCCGCGCACGAGGTCTTCGTCGTGGGGGAAGGCTTCGACGGCAAGCAGCGTTGGCGCCAGGATGCCGGCGGGCAGCCGCACGCACTCGATACCGCGGAGGCCAAGGCCATTGCCGTGTCCGAGGTGTACCTGGCCAGCCGCCGCTACCTCTTTCCAGACCGGTTCAACGCGCAGTTTCGCCGCTCGCAGTTCGAAGAGGACGGACGCAGCTGGGAAAAGCTGGAGGTGACCCCCGAGGGCGGACGCACCATCACGATGCGCATCGACCCCAAGAGCTACCTCGTCGACCGCACCAGCATGCACCTCTCGTTTCACCCGCGCGTGACGAAGTACGCAGATTACCGCGCCGTGGACGGCAAGCTGCAGCTTCCCTTCTCCATTCAGACCCAAGACGAGGAAGCGCTGACCATCGCCTCCTACCGCCTCGAGACGGGAAGCCCGTCCGACGGCGACTACGCCGTACCCCCCAACAAAGTCACCGACGTGCGCATGCCCGCGCCGAAGACGCTGGCCGCGATGCACCTCGATCCCGGGGGACGCTTCCTCATCGAGGCCAAGGTGAACGGCAAAGGGCCGTTTCTCTTCATCCTCGACACGGGGGGCCATGCCATCGTGACCCCGGAGTTCGCGGCGCAACACGGACTGGCGGCCGTGGGCGGTGGCATCAGCTACGGCTCGGGCGAAGGCTCGACGCCGACGAAGTACACGAAGGTGGCCTCGTTCCGGCTCGGCGGGGCGGAGATGGTCGACCAGCCCTTTTTGATCATGCCGTTCCCCTACTCGATGCTGGATCGGGGAAAAAAGGCGCCCATCGTAGGCATCTTGGGCCTCGAGGTGTTCGACCGGTTCACCGTTCGCATCGACTACGACGCCAACACGATCGAGCTCTCCCCCGCGGGCGAGCCCCCATCGACCACAGGCACGCGCGTGCCGCTCGAGTTCACCCTCGACATGCCCATGATCAAGGCCAAGCTCGACGGCCAGGAGGGCATGTTCGGCATCGACACCGGCAACTCGGGCGACGTCGTCATCTTCGGCGAGTGGGCCACCAAGAACGGCCTGGCGGATCGGTACCGCGCCGGCATGCCGCTCACGTCCTTCGGGGCGGGCGGCGAATCGGTGAATTACCTTGCGCGCGCCCAGGGCATGGAGATCCAAGGCCTGGTCATCCAAGAGCTTCTCGCCCGCCTGGCCCTGGACAAGGGCGGGGCGTTCGCCGCCACGGGCGAAGCGGGAAACATCGGCCAGACGGTCTTTCCGCGCTTCAACATCACCTTCGACTACCGCGCGAAGACGATGCAGCTCGAGCCGCGCAAGGCGCCGAAGATCTGGCCGGCGCCCCGCGCGGGATTCGGCGCGGGCAAGGCCAAGGCGGACGCGTTCCGCATCCACACCGTCGTGAAGGACGGCCCCGCGGCGGCGGCGGGTCTCAAGGTCGGCGACTCGTTCGTGGCCATCGATGGCGTCCCCGCGGAGCGCCTCTCCTCGGCGGACCTGTATCAAAAGGTCCGGCAAGCGCCCGGCACCAAGGTCCGCCTCGCCGTGCAACGCGACGGGAAACGCCAGGATGTGACCCTCACGTTGCGCGAGCTGGTGCCGTAG
- a CDS encoding FHA domain-containing protein has protein sequence MAQPTRRLIVARGLNVGAQLIINHDVKMVGRARDANLRLDDRSVSRHHFHVVATEQGARIHVCDGAAPLLYRGKEIAEAIVKVGDTVVVGDTYLLVTEAADADDFEEVPRYRASVTKDVHTLFTGVAADVRGLAAVFALDEALGGATDPPSIARALEGWAKSYAECEVVEFVPPSGNQPASRDGLTVLEMATGDGRTKIAVPLPGTSAGWLEFTTRTREKVTDSLRRLLVVAGRICALRFALAQAVQDARETTPPTTEEPGRH, from the coding sequence ATGGCCCAACCGACACGGCGCCTCATCGTCGCACGCGGATTGAACGTGGGGGCCCAGCTCATCATCAACCATGACGTCAAGATGGTGGGCCGGGCCCGCGACGCCAACTTGCGCCTCGACGACCGCTCCGTGTCGCGCCACCACTTCCACGTCGTGGCCACGGAGCAGGGCGCGCGCATCCACGTCTGCGACGGGGCTGCGCCGCTTCTGTACCGCGGCAAAGAGATCGCGGAGGCCATCGTCAAGGTTGGCGACACCGTCGTCGTGGGCGATACGTACCTGCTCGTGACCGAGGCGGCCGACGCCGACGACTTCGAGGAGGTGCCCCGCTACCGCGCCTCCGTCACCAAAGACGTCCACACGCTGTTCACGGGTGTTGCCGCCGACGTGCGCGGGCTCGCCGCGGTATTTGCCCTGGACGAAGCGCTGGGCGGCGCCACCGATCCGCCGTCGATCGCGCGCGCCCTGGAGGGCTGGGCCAAGTCGTACGCCGAGTGCGAGGTCGTCGAGTTCGTCCCGCCTAGCGGCAACCAGCCGGCCTCGCGCGACGGCCTCACGGTGCTGGAGATGGCCACCGGCGACGGTCGCACGAAAATTGCCGTGCCCCTTCCGGGAACCTCGGCCGGGTGGCTCGAGTTCACCACGCGCACGCGCGAAAAGGTGACCGATTCGCTCCGCCGCCTGTTGGTCGTAGCCGGCCGCATTTGTGCCCTGCGCTTCGCCCTGGCGCAGGCCGTGCAGGATGCACGCGAGACCACGCCGCCCACGACCGAGGAACCGGGGCGGCATTAG
- a CDS encoding sigma-70 family RNA polymerase sigma factor produces MKADPSYDAAYREHAKHVWAIVYRMTGSAQDADDIVQDTFVRAMARERLPEGEMRPWLGRIASNAGIDLLRQRRRRGYVGPWLPEPIDTEDDASADASEAGADAGYDLLESASFAFLLALEALQPRPRAVLLLRDVFDYSVREVAGVLDMSETHVKVTHHRARRMMETYDQERCIPTRELQERTRAVLASLMASFVTRDTEAIERLLTESVRSVSDSDGDFFAARVPVVGRPKVSTFWTRTTQYAQKGGVDIAFRMLNGLPAIVASRSVRREGTAPRTVIMVQLDARGSVVEVRSIVALRKLARLMAPVDKARAGGR; encoded by the coding sequence TTGAAGGCCGACCCGTCCTACGATGCAGCGTACCGAGAGCACGCGAAGCACGTGTGGGCGATCGTGTACCGTATGACGGGCAGCGCGCAGGATGCCGACGACATCGTGCAGGACACCTTCGTGCGCGCGATGGCCCGCGAGCGCCTGCCCGAGGGCGAGATGCGCCCGTGGCTCGGACGCATCGCCAGCAACGCGGGCATCGACCTTCTGCGGCAGCGGCGCCGCCGCGGTTACGTGGGTCCGTGGCTGCCCGAGCCCATCGACACGGAGGACGACGCGAGCGCCGACGCGTCCGAGGCGGGGGCGGACGCGGGCTACGATTTGCTGGAGAGCGCGTCGTTCGCGTTCCTCTTGGCGCTCGAGGCTCTGCAGCCGCGCCCCCGTGCCGTGCTCCTTTTGCGCGACGTCTTCGACTATTCCGTACGCGAAGTGGCCGGTGTGCTCGACATGAGCGAGACGCACGTCAAGGTCACGCACCACCGTGCCCGCCGCATGATGGAGACGTACGACCAGGAGCGCTGCATCCCGACGCGGGAACTGCAGGAACGGACGCGCGCCGTGCTGGCGTCGCTGATGGCCTCGTTCGTCACGCGGGACACCGAGGCCATCGAGCGCCTCTTGACCGAGAGTGTACGCTCGGTGAGCGACTCGGATGGTGACTTCTTTGCGGCGCGCGTTCCCGTCGTGGGCCGCCCCAAGGTGTCGACCTTTTGGACCAGGACCACGCAGTATGCGCAAAAGGGTGGCGTCGACATCGCATTTCGCATGCTCAACGGCCTGCCGGCCATCGTGGCCTCGCGATCGGTCCGTCGCGAAGGCACTGCGCCGCGCACGGTCATCATGGTGCAGCTCGATGCCCGGGGGAGCGTGGTGGAGGTGCGAAGCATCGTTGCCCTTCGCAAGCTTGCCCGCCTGATGGCGCCAGTGGACAAAGCCCGTGCAGGCGGACGCTAG
- a CDS encoding FAD-dependent oxidoreductase, whose product MARAGAAAVTLLERAERLGGRAASDDEKGWVLNQGPHALYLGGHAERVLRAMDVPWDGMMFKSPNRFVELGGRVHPMPSGTLSMLASGLIGVGGKLELASVMNELAHDAGLEATPLAAWVGRVKNPEARAFLSGLFRVATYCADHERLSAAWALRQLRMTLAHGVTYLHGGWQSLVDRFAELARQAGVHIQTGVAPARIVREGRHLGVHLPDGGALVADAVVLAVGPRTAAALMPDSASLARAATDAVPARAACLDVALRTLPKPQHHFTLGLDRADYLSVHSAFARLAPEGGAVVHVARYLAGEIVKPAAIRAELEGVLDRAQPGWRSHVAHTRFLPAMTVVNALPLASARGVRTPVAVADVPRLFLAGDWVGDEGLLVDASLASAYRAADLAMEATTLRDVA is encoded by the coding sequence ATGGCGCGGGCAGGTGCGGCGGCGGTGACGTTGTTGGAGCGAGCCGAGCGGCTCGGCGGGCGGGCGGCGTCGGATGACGAGAAAGGGTGGGTGCTCAATCAAGGGCCCCACGCGCTGTACCTCGGCGGGCATGCGGAGCGTGTGCTGCGCGCGATGGACGTGCCGTGGGACGGCATGATGTTCAAATCGCCGAATCGCTTCGTCGAGCTTGGCGGGCGCGTTCACCCCATGCCGAGTGGCACGCTGTCGATGCTGGCGAGTGGGCTCATTGGGGTGGGCGGCAAGCTCGAATTGGCCTCAGTGATGAACGAGCTGGCCCATGACGCCGGCCTCGAGGCGACGCCGCTCGCGGCATGGGTGGGGCGCGTGAAGAACCCCGAGGCCCGCGCGTTTCTCTCCGGGCTCTTTCGCGTGGCGACGTACTGCGCGGATCACGAGCGCCTCTCGGCCGCGTGGGCACTGCGTCAGCTGAGGATGACGCTGGCGCATGGCGTGACGTACCTGCACGGCGGCTGGCAGAGCCTCGTCGATCGGTTCGCGGAGCTCGCCCGGCAAGCCGGTGTGCACATTCAGACAGGCGTCGCACCGGCGCGGATCGTGCGCGAAGGACGACACCTCGGTGTGCACCTCCCCGATGGAGGCGCGCTCGTGGCCGACGCGGTGGTGCTCGCGGTGGGACCGCGCACGGCGGCGGCGTTGATGCCCGACAGCGCTTCGCTCGCCCGTGCCGCCACCGACGCCGTGCCGGCGCGTGCGGCGTGCCTCGATGTGGCGCTGCGCACGCTCCCGAAGCCGCAGCACCATTTCACCTTGGGCCTGGATCGCGCCGACTATCTGTCCGTGCACAGCGCCTTTGCGCGCCTTGCACCCGAGGGTGGCGCCGTCGTCCACGTGGCGCGCTACTTGGCGGGCGAAATCGTGAAGCCCGCGGCCATCCGGGCCGAGCTCGAAGGCGTGCTCGATCGCGCGCAGCCGGGCTGGCGATCGCACGTGGCGCACACGCGATTCCTGCCCGCCATGACCGTGGTCAACGCCTTGCCGCTCGCGTCGGCGCGCGGCGTGCGCACGCCGGTGGCGGTGGCGGACGTGCCCCGTCTTTTCCTGGCCGGTGACTGGGTCGGCGACGAGGGCTTGCTCGTGGACGCGTCCCTTGCCAGCGCCTACCGCGCAGCGGATCTTGCCATGGAGGCCACCACCCTGCGCGACGTGGCATGA